From Piliocolobus tephrosceles isolate RC106 chromosome 16, ASM277652v3, whole genome shotgun sequence, the proteins below share one genomic window:
- the LOC111525450 gene encoding myosin-2-like isoform X2 encodes MSSDSEMAVFGEAAPYLRKSEKERIEAQNRPFDAKTSVFVAEPKESFVKGTIQSREGGKVTVKTEGGATLTVKDDQVFPMNPPKYDKIEDMAMMTHLHEPAVLYNLKERYAAWMIYTYSGLFCVTVNPYKWLPVYNPEVVTAYRGKKRQEAPPHIFSISDNAYQFMLTDRENQSILITGESGAGKTVNTKRVIQYFATIAVTGEKKKEEVTSGKIQGTLEDQIISANPLLEAFGNAKTVRNDNSSRFGKFIRIHFGTTGKLASADIETYLLEKSRVTFQLKAERSYHIFYQITSNKKPELIEMLLITTNPYDYPFVSQGEISVASIDDQEELMATDSAIDILGFTNEEKVSIYKLTGAVMHYGNLKFKQKQREEQAEPDGTEVADKAAYLQSLNSADLLKALCYPRVKVGNEFVTKGQTVEQVTNAVGALAKAVYEKMFLWMVARINQQLDTKQPRQYFIGVLDIAGFEIFDFNSLEQLCINFTNEKLQQFFNHHMFVLEQEEYKKEGIEWTFIDFGMDLAACIELIEKPMGIFSILEEECMFPKATDTSFKNKLYDQHLGKSANFQKPKVVKGKAEAHFSLIHYAGVVDYNITGWLEKNKDPLNETVVGLYQKSAMKTLAHLFSGTQTAEAEGGGPKKGGKKKGSSFQTVSALFRENLNKLMTNLRSTHPHFVRCIIPNETKTPGAMEHELVLHQLRCNGVLEGIRICRKGFPSRILYADFKQRYKVLNASAIPEGQFIDSKKASEKLLASIDIDHTQYKFGHTKVFFKAGLLGLLEEMRDDKLAQLITRTQARCRGFLARVEYQRMVERREAIFCIQYNIRAFMNVKHWPWMKLFFKIKPLLKSAETEKEMATMKEEFQKVKDELAKSEAKRKELEEKMVTLLKEKNDLQLQVQAEAEGLADAEERCDQLIKTKIQLEAKIKEVTERAEDEEEINAELTAKKRKLEDECSELKKDIDDLELTLAKVEKEKHATENKVKNLTEEMAGLDETIAKLTKEKKALQEAHQQTLDDLQAEEDKVNTLTKAKIKLEQQVDDLEGSLEQEKKLRMDLERAKRKLEGDLKLAQESIMDIENEKQQLDEKLKKKEFEISNLQSKIEDEQALGIQLQKKIKELQARIEELEEEIEAERASRAKAEKQRSDLSRELEEISERLEEAGGATSAQIEMNKKREAEFQKMRRDLEEATLQHEATAATLRKKHADSVAELGEQIDNLQRVKQKLEKEKSEMKMEIDDLASNVETVSKAKGNLEKMCRTLEDQVSELKSKEEEQQRLINDLTAQRGRLQTESGEFSRQLDEKDALVSQLSRGKQAFTQQIEELKRQLEEEMKAKNALAHALQSSRHDCDLLREQYEEEQESKAELQRALSKANTEVAQWRTKYETDAIQRTEELEEAKKKLAQRLQAAEEHVEAVNAKCASLEKTKQRLQNEVEDLMLDVERTNAACAALDKKQRNFDKILAEWKQKYEETHAELEASQKEARSLGTELFKMKNAYEESLDQLETLKRENKNLQQEISDLTEQIAEGGKRIHELEKIKKQVEQEKCELQAALEEAEASLEHEEGKILRIQLELNQVKSEVDRKIAEKDEEIDQLKRNHIRIVESMQSTLDAEIRSRNDAIRLKKKMEGDLNEMEIQLNHANRMAAEALRNYRNTQGILKDTQIHLDDALRSQEDLKEQLAMVERRANLLQAEIEELRATLEQTERSRKIAEQELLDASERVQLLHTQNTSLINTKKKLETDISQMQGEMEDILQEARNAEEKAKKAITDAAMMAEELKKEQDTSAHLERMKKNMEQTVKDLQLRLDEAEQLALKGGKKQIQKLEARVRELEGEVESEQKRSAEAVKGLRKHERRVKELTYQTEEDRKNILRLQDLVDKLQAKVKSYKRQAEEAEEQSNTNLAKFRKLQHELEEAEERADIAESQVNKLRVKSREVHTKIISEE; translated from the exons ACCTATTCAGGTCTCTTTTGTGTCACTGTCAACCCCTACAAGTGGCTGCCAGTGTACAACCCCGAGGTGGTGACAGCCTACCGAGGCAAAAAGCGCCAGGAGGCCCCGCCCCACATCTTCTCCATCTCTGACAACGCCTATCAGTTCATGCTGACTG ACCGAGAGAATCAGTCAATCCTGATCAC TGGAGAATCTGGTGCAGGGAAGACTGTGAACACCAAGCGTGTCATCCAGTACTTTGCAACAATTGCAGTTACtggggagaagaagaaggaagaagttaCTTCTGGCAAAATACAG GGGACTCTGGAAGATCAAATCATCAGTGCCAACCCCCTACTGGAGGCCTTTGGCAACGCCAAGACCGTGAGGAATGACAACTCCTCTCGCTTT GGTAAATTCATCAGAATCCACTTTGGCACTACTGGAAAACTGGCATCTGCTGATATTGAAACAT ATCTGCTAGAGAAGTCTAGAGTTACTTTCCAGCTTAAGGCTGAGAGAAGTTATCATATTTTTTATCAGATTACATCGAATAAGAAACCAGAACTAATCG AAATGCTTCTGATTACCACGAACCCATATGACTACCCATTTGTCAGTCAAGGGGAGATCAGTGTCGCCAGCATCGATGATCAGGAAGAACTGATGGCCACAGAT AGTGCTATTGATATTTTGGGCTTTACCAATGAAGAAAAGGTCTCCATTTACAAGCTCACGGGGGCTGTAATGCATTATGGGAACCTGAAATTTAAGCAAAAGCAGCGTGAGGAGCAGGCAGAGCCGGATGGCACAGAAG ttgCTGACAAGGCGGCCTATCTCCAGAGTCTGAACTCCGCAGATCTGCTCAAAGCTCTCTGCTACCCTAGGGTCAAAGTCGGCAATGAGTTTGTCACCAAAGGCCAGACTGTAGAACAG GTGACCAACGCGGTGGGTGCTCTGGCCAAAGCCGTCTACGAGAAGATGTTCCTGTGGATGGTCGCCCGCATCAACCAGCAGCTGGACACCAAGCAGCCCAGGCAGTACTTCATCGGGGTCTTGGACATTGCTGGTTTTGAGATTTTTGAT ttcAACAGCCTGGAGCAGCTGTGCATCAACTTCACCAATGAGAAACTGCAACAGTTTTTCAACCACCACATGTTCGTGCTGGAGCAGGAGGAGTACAAGAAGGAAGGCATCGAGTGGACGTTCATTGACTTCGGGATGGACCTGGCTGCCTGCATTGAGCTTATCGAGAAG CCTATGGGCATCTTCTCCATCCTGGAAGAGGAGTGCATGTTCCCTAAGGCAACAGACACCTCCTTCAAGAACAAGTTGTATGACCAGCACCTGGGCAAGTCTGCCAACTTCCAGAAGCCCAAGGTGGTCAAAGGCAAAGCTGAGGCCCACTTCTCTCTGATTCACTATGCTGGTGTTGTGGACTACAACATCACTGGCTGGCTGGAGAAGAACAAAGACCCCCTGAACGAGACTGTGGTGGGGCTGTACCAGAAGTCTGCAATGAAAACTCTAGCTCACCTCTTCTCTGGGACTCAAACTGCTGAAGCAG aaGGTGGAGGGCCCAAGAAAGGCGGTAAGAAGAAGGGCTCTTCTTTCCAGACAGTGTCTGCCCTTTTCAGA GAGAATTTGAACAAGCTGATGACCAACCTCAGGAGTACCCATCCTCATTTTGTGAGGTGCATCATCCCCAATGAGACTAAAACTCCTG GTGCCATGGAGCATGAACTTGTCCTGCACCAGCTGAGGTGTAACGGTGTGCTGGAAGGCATCCGCATCTGTAGGAAAGGATTCCCAAGCAGAATCCTTTATGCAGACTTCAAACAGAG ATACAAGGTATTAAACGCAAGTGCAATCCCTGAAGGACAATTCATTGATAGCAAGAAGGCCTCTGAGAAGCTCCTTGCGTCCATTGACATTGACCACACCCAGTATAAATTTGGACACACCAAG GTCTTTTTCAAAGCTGGTCTTCTGGGGCTCCTAGAGGAGATGCGAGATGACAAGCTGGCCCAGCTGATTACCCGAacccaggccaggtgcagagggTTCTTGGCAAGAGTGGAGTACCAGAGGATGGTGGAGAGAAG GGAGGCCATCTTCTGTATCCAGTACAATATCAGAGCCTTCATGAATGTCAAGCACTGGCCCTGGATGAAACTCTTCTTCAAGATCAAGCCTCTGCTGAAGAGTGCAGAAACTGAGAAGGAGATGGCCACCATGAAGGAAgaatttcagaaagttaaagATGAACTTGCCAAGTCAGAGGCAAAAAGGAAGGAACTGGAAGAAAAGATGGTGAcgctgttgaaagaaaaaaatgacttgcAGCTCCAAGTTCAGGCT GAAGCTGAAGGCTTGGCTGATGCAGAGGAAAGGTGTGACCAGCTGATCAAAACCAAAATCCAGCTAGAGGCCAAAATCAAAGAGGTGACAGAGAGAGCTGAGGATGAGGAAGAGATCAATGCTGAGCTGACAGCCAAGAAGAGGAAATTGGAGGATGAATGTTCGGAGCTCAAGAAAGACATTGATGACCTTGAGCTGACACTGGCCAAGGTTGAGAAGGAAAAACATGCCACAGAAAACAAG GTGAAAAACCTCACAGAAGAGATGGCAGGTCTGGACGAAACCATTGCTAAGCTGACCAAGGAGAAGAAGGCTCTCCAGGAGGCCCACCAGCAGACCCTGGATGACCTGCAGGCAGAGGAGGACAAAGTCAACACCCTGACCAAAGCTAAAATCAAACTTGAACAACAAGTGGATGAT ctTGAAGGGTCCTTGGAGCAAGAAAAGAAACTTCGCATGGACCTAGAAAGGGCTAAGAGGAAACTTGAGGGTGACCTGAAGTTGGCCCAAGAGTCCATAATGGACATTGAAAATGAGAAACAGCAACTTGATGAAAAGCTCAAAAA GAAAGAGTTTGAAATCAGCAATCTGCAAAGCAAGATTGAAGATGAACAGGCACTTGGTATTCAattgcagaagaaaattaaagaattgCAA GCCCGCATTGAGGAGCTGGAGGAAGAAATCGAGGCAGAGAGGGCCTCCCGGGCCAAAGCAGAGAAGCAGCGCTCTGACCTCTCCCGGGAACTGGAGGAGATCAGCGAGAGGCTGGAAGAAGCCGGTGGGGCCACTTCAGCCCAGATTGAGATGAACAAGAAGCGGGAGGCTGAGTTCCAGAAAATGCGCAGGGACCTGGAGGAGGCCACCCTGCAGCACGAAGCCACGGCGGCCACCCTGAGGAAGAAGCACGCAGACAGTGTGGCAGAGCTTGGGGAGCAGATTGACAACCTGCAGCGGGTGAAGCAGAAGCTGGAGAAGGAGAAGAGTGAGATGAAGATGGAGATTGATGACCTTGCTAGTAATGTAGAAACGGTCTCCAAAGCCAAG GGAAACCTAGAGAAAATGTGCCGGACTCTAGAGGATCAAGTGAGTGAACTGAAATCAAAGGAAGAGGAGCAGCAGCGGCTGATCAATGACCTGACTGCACAGAGGGGGCGCCTGCAGACTGAATCTG GTGAATTTTCACGCCAGCTCGATGAAAAGGATGCTCTGGTGTCTCAGTTATCAAGGGGCAAACAAGCCTTTACTCAACAGATTGAAGAATTAAAGAGGCAACTTGAAGAGGAGATGAAA GCCAAGAACGCCCTGGCGCATGCCCTGCAGTCTTCCCGCCATGACTGTGACCTGCTGCGGGAACAGTATGAGGAGGAGCAGGAATCCAAGGCCGAGCTGCAGAGGGCGCTGTCCAAGGCCAACACCGAAGTTGCCCAGTGGAGGACCAAATACGAGACGGACGCCATCCAGCGCacagaggagctggaggaggccaA GAAGAAGCTGGCCCAGCGGCTACAGGCTGCTGAGGAACATGTAGAAGCTGTGAACGCCAAATGTGCTTCCCTCGAAAAGACGAAGCAGCGGCTGCAGAATGAGGTCGAGGACCTCATGCTTGACGTGGAGAGGACAAATGCCGCCTGTGCCGCCCTTGACAAAAAGCAAAGGAACTTCGATAAG ATCCTGGCAGAATGGAAACAGAAATATGAGGAAACGCATGCCGAGCTTGAGGCCTCCCAGAAGGAGGCCCGTTCCCTTGGCACTGAGCTGTTCAAGATGAAGAATGCCTATGAGGAATCTTTGGATCAGCTAGAAACCCTGAAGCGAGAGAACAAAAACTTACAGC AGGAGATTTCTGACCTCACGGAGCAGATTGCAGAAGGAGGGAAACGTATCCATGaactggagaaaataaagaaacaagtggAACAAGAAAAATGTGAACTTCAGGCTGCTTTAGAAGAAGCAGAG GCATCTCTTGAACACGAAGAGGGAAAGATCCTGCGCATCCAGCTTGAGTTGAACCAAGTCAAGTCTGAGGTCGATAGGAAAATTGCtgaaaaagatgaggaaattgaccAGCTGAAGAGAAACCACATTAGAATCGTGGAGTCCATGCAGAGCACGCTGGATGCTGAGATCAGAAGCAGGAATGATGCCATCAGGCTCAAGAAGAAGATGGAGGGAGACCTCAATGAAATGGAAATCCAGCTGAACCATGCCAACCGCATGGCTGCCGAGGCCCTGAGGAACTACAGGAACACCCAAGGCATCCTCAAG GATACCCAGATCCACCTGGATGATGCTCTTCGGAGCCAGGAGGACCTGAAGGAGCAGCTGGCCATGGTGGAGCGCAGAGCCAACCTGCTGCAGGCTGAGATTGAGGAGCTGCGGGCCACTCTGGAACAGACAGAGAGGAGCAGGAAAATCGCAGAACAGGAGCTCCTGGATGCCAGTGAGCGTGTCCAGCTCCTCCATACCCAG aacaccagcctgatcaacaccaAGAAGAAGCTGGAGACAGATATTTCCCAAATGCAAGGAGAGATGGAAGACATTCTCCAAGAAGCCCGCAATGCAGAAGAGAAGGCCAAGAAGGCCATCACTGAT GCCGCCATGATGGCTGAGGAGCTGAAGAAGGAGCAGGACACCAGTGCCCACCTTGAGCGGATGAAGAAGAACATGGAGCAGACGGTGAAGGACCTGCAGCTCCGCCTGGATGAGGCTGAGCAGCTGGCCCTGAAGGGTGGGAAGAAACAGATCCAGAAACTGGAGGCCAGG GTACGGGAGCTGGAAGGAGAGGTTGAGAGTGAGCAAAAGCGTAGTGCTGAGGCTGTCAAAGGTCTGCGCAAACATGAGAGGCGAGTGAAGGAACTCACTTACCAG ACGGAAGAAGATAGAAAGAATATTCTCAGACTTCAAGATTTGGTAGATAAACTTCAGGCAAAAGTGAAATCTTATAAGAGACAAGCTGAGGAGGCT
- the LOC111525450 gene encoding myosin-2-like isoform X1, which translates to MSSDSEMAVFGEAAPYLRKSEKERIEAQNRPFDAKTSVFVAEPKESFVKGTIQSREGGKVTVKTEGGATLTVKDDQVFPMNPPKYDKIEDMAMMTHLHEPAVLYNLKERYAAWMIYTYSGLFCVTVNPYKWLPVYNPEVVTAYRGKKRQEAPPHIFSISDNAYQFMLTDRENQSILITGESGAGKTVNTKRVIQYFATIAVTGEKKKEEMQGLLLPLQGTLEDQIISANPLLEAFGNAKTVRNDNSSRFGKFIRIHFGTTGKLASADIETYLLEKSRVTFQLKAERSYHIFYQITSNKKPELIEMLLITTNPYDYPFVSQGEISVASIDDQEELMATDSAIDILGFTNEEKVSIYKLTGAVMHYGNLKFKQKQREEQAEPDGTEVADKAAYLQSLNSADLLKALCYPRVKVGNEFVTKGQTVEQVTNAVGALAKAVYEKMFLWMVARINQQLDTKQPRQYFIGVLDIAGFEIFDFNSLEQLCINFTNEKLQQFFNHHMFVLEQEEYKKEGIEWTFIDFGMDLAACIELIEKPMGIFSILEEECMFPKATDTSFKNKLYDQHLGKSANFQKPKVVKGKAEAHFSLIHYAGVVDYNITGWLEKNKDPLNETVVGLYQKSAMKTLAHLFSGTQTAEAGGGPKKGGKKKGSSFQTVSALFRENLNKLMTNLRSTHPHFVRCIIPNETKTPGAMEHELVLHQLRCNGVLEGIRICRKGFPSRILYADFKQRYKVLNASAIPEGQFIDSKKASEKLLASIDIDHTQYKFGHTKVFFKAGLLGLLEEMRDDKLAQLITRTQARCRGFLARVEYQRMVERREAIFCIQYNIRAFMNVKHWPWMKLFFKIKPLLKSAETEKEMATMKEEFQKVKDELAKSEAKRKELEEKMVTLLKEKNDLQLQVQAEAEGLADAEERCDQLIKTKIQLEAKIKEVTERAEDEEEINAELTAKKRKLEDECSELKKDIDDLELTLAKVEKEKHATENKVKNLTEEMAGLDETIAKLTKEKKALQEAHQQTLDDLQAEEDKVNTLTKAKIKLEQQVDDLEGSLEQEKKLRMDLERAKRKLEGDLKLAQESIMDIENEKQQLDEKLKKKEFEISNLQSKIEDEQALGIQLQKKIKELQARIEELEEEIEAERASRAKAEKQRSDLSRELEEISERLEEAGGATSAQIEMNKKREAEFQKMRRDLEEATLQHEATAATLRKKHADSVAELGEQIDNLQRVKQKLEKEKSEMKMEIDDLASNVETVSKAKGNLEKMCRTLEDQVSELKSKEEEQQRLINDLTAQRGRLQTESGEFSRQLDEKDALVSQLSRGKQAFTQQIEELKRQLEEEMKAKNALAHALQSSRHDCDLLREQYEEEQESKAELQRALSKANTEVAQWRTKYETDAIQRTEELEEAKKKLAQRLQAAEEHVEAVNAKCASLEKTKQRLQNEVEDLMLDVERTNAACAALDKKQRNFDKILAEWKQKYEETHAELEASQKEARSLGTELFKMKNAYEESLDQLETLKRENKNLQQEISDLTEQIAEGGKRIHELEKIKKQVEQEKCELQAALEEAEASLEHEEGKILRIQLELNQVKSEVDRKIAEKDEEIDQLKRNHIRIVESMQSTLDAEIRSRNDAIRLKKKMEGDLNEMEIQLNHANRMAAEALRNYRNTQGILKDTQIHLDDALRSQEDLKEQLAMVERRANLLQAEIEELRATLEQTERSRKIAEQELLDASERVQLLHTQNTSLINTKKKLETDISQMQGEMEDILQEARNAEEKAKKAITDAAMMAEELKKEQDTSAHLERMKKNMEQTVKDLQLRLDEAEQLALKGGKKQIQKLEARVRELEGEVESEQKRSAEAVKGLRKHERRVKELTYQTEEDRKNILRLQDLVDKLQAKVKSYKRQAEEAEEQSNTNLAKFRKLQHELEEAEERADIAESQVNKLRVKSREVHTKIISEE; encoded by the exons ACCTATTCAGGTCTCTTTTGTGTCACTGTCAACCCCTACAAGTGGCTGCCAGTGTACAACCCCGAGGTGGTGACAGCCTACCGAGGCAAAAAGCGCCAGGAGGCCCCGCCCCACATCTTCTCCATCTCTGACAACGCCTATCAGTTCATGCTGACTG ACCGAGAGAATCAGTCAATCCTGATCAC TGGAGAATCTGGTGCAGGGAAGACTGTGAACACCAAGCGTGTCATCCAGTACTTTGCAACAATTGCAGTTACtggggagaagaagaaggaagaa ATGCAAGGACTGCTCTTGCCTTTGCAGGGGACTCTGGAAGATCAAATCATCAGTGCCAACCCCCTACTGGAGGCCTTTGGCAACGCCAAGACCGTGAGGAATGACAACTCCTCTCGCTTT GGTAAATTCATCAGAATCCACTTTGGCACTACTGGAAAACTGGCATCTGCTGATATTGAAACAT ATCTGCTAGAGAAGTCTAGAGTTACTTTCCAGCTTAAGGCTGAGAGAAGTTATCATATTTTTTATCAGATTACATCGAATAAGAAACCAGAACTAATCG AAATGCTTCTGATTACCACGAACCCATATGACTACCCATTTGTCAGTCAAGGGGAGATCAGTGTCGCCAGCATCGATGATCAGGAAGAACTGATGGCCACAGAT AGTGCTATTGATATTTTGGGCTTTACCAATGAAGAAAAGGTCTCCATTTACAAGCTCACGGGGGCTGTAATGCATTATGGGAACCTGAAATTTAAGCAAAAGCAGCGTGAGGAGCAGGCAGAGCCGGATGGCACAGAAG ttgCTGACAAGGCGGCCTATCTCCAGAGTCTGAACTCCGCAGATCTGCTCAAAGCTCTCTGCTACCCTAGGGTCAAAGTCGGCAATGAGTTTGTCACCAAAGGCCAGACTGTAGAACAG GTGACCAACGCGGTGGGTGCTCTGGCCAAAGCCGTCTACGAGAAGATGTTCCTGTGGATGGTCGCCCGCATCAACCAGCAGCTGGACACCAAGCAGCCCAGGCAGTACTTCATCGGGGTCTTGGACATTGCTGGTTTTGAGATTTTTGAT ttcAACAGCCTGGAGCAGCTGTGCATCAACTTCACCAATGAGAAACTGCAACAGTTTTTCAACCACCACATGTTCGTGCTGGAGCAGGAGGAGTACAAGAAGGAAGGCATCGAGTGGACGTTCATTGACTTCGGGATGGACCTGGCTGCCTGCATTGAGCTTATCGAGAAG CCTATGGGCATCTTCTCCATCCTGGAAGAGGAGTGCATGTTCCCTAAGGCAACAGACACCTCCTTCAAGAACAAGTTGTATGACCAGCACCTGGGCAAGTCTGCCAACTTCCAGAAGCCCAAGGTGGTCAAAGGCAAAGCTGAGGCCCACTTCTCTCTGATTCACTATGCTGGTGTTGTGGACTACAACATCACTGGCTGGCTGGAGAAGAACAAAGACCCCCTGAACGAGACTGTGGTGGGGCTGTACCAGAAGTCTGCAATGAAAACTCTAGCTCACCTCTTCTCTGGGACTCAAACTGCTGAAGCAG GTGGAGGGCCCAAGAAAGGCGGTAAGAAGAAGGGCTCTTCTTTCCAGACAGTGTCTGCCCTTTTCAGA GAGAATTTGAACAAGCTGATGACCAACCTCAGGAGTACCCATCCTCATTTTGTGAGGTGCATCATCCCCAATGAGACTAAAACTCCTG GTGCCATGGAGCATGAACTTGTCCTGCACCAGCTGAGGTGTAACGGTGTGCTGGAAGGCATCCGCATCTGTAGGAAAGGATTCCCAAGCAGAATCCTTTATGCAGACTTCAAACAGAG ATACAAGGTATTAAACGCAAGTGCAATCCCTGAAGGACAATTCATTGATAGCAAGAAGGCCTCTGAGAAGCTCCTTGCGTCCATTGACATTGACCACACCCAGTATAAATTTGGACACACCAAG GTCTTTTTCAAAGCTGGTCTTCTGGGGCTCCTAGAGGAGATGCGAGATGACAAGCTGGCCCAGCTGATTACCCGAacccaggccaggtgcagagggTTCTTGGCAAGAGTGGAGTACCAGAGGATGGTGGAGAGAAG GGAGGCCATCTTCTGTATCCAGTACAATATCAGAGCCTTCATGAATGTCAAGCACTGGCCCTGGATGAAACTCTTCTTCAAGATCAAGCCTCTGCTGAAGAGTGCAGAAACTGAGAAGGAGATGGCCACCATGAAGGAAgaatttcagaaagttaaagATGAACTTGCCAAGTCAGAGGCAAAAAGGAAGGAACTGGAAGAAAAGATGGTGAcgctgttgaaagaaaaaaatgacttgcAGCTCCAAGTTCAGGCT GAAGCTGAAGGCTTGGCTGATGCAGAGGAAAGGTGTGACCAGCTGATCAAAACCAAAATCCAGCTAGAGGCCAAAATCAAAGAGGTGACAGAGAGAGCTGAGGATGAGGAAGAGATCAATGCTGAGCTGACAGCCAAGAAGAGGAAATTGGAGGATGAATGTTCGGAGCTCAAGAAAGACATTGATGACCTTGAGCTGACACTGGCCAAGGTTGAGAAGGAAAAACATGCCACAGAAAACAAG GTGAAAAACCTCACAGAAGAGATGGCAGGTCTGGACGAAACCATTGCTAAGCTGACCAAGGAGAAGAAGGCTCTCCAGGAGGCCCACCAGCAGACCCTGGATGACCTGCAGGCAGAGGAGGACAAAGTCAACACCCTGACCAAAGCTAAAATCAAACTTGAACAACAAGTGGATGAT ctTGAAGGGTCCTTGGAGCAAGAAAAGAAACTTCGCATGGACCTAGAAAGGGCTAAGAGGAAACTTGAGGGTGACCTGAAGTTGGCCCAAGAGTCCATAATGGACATTGAAAATGAGAAACAGCAACTTGATGAAAAGCTCAAAAA GAAAGAGTTTGAAATCAGCAATCTGCAAAGCAAGATTGAAGATGAACAGGCACTTGGTATTCAattgcagaagaaaattaaagaattgCAA GCCCGCATTGAGGAGCTGGAGGAAGAAATCGAGGCAGAGAGGGCCTCCCGGGCCAAAGCAGAGAAGCAGCGCTCTGACCTCTCCCGGGAACTGGAGGAGATCAGCGAGAGGCTGGAAGAAGCCGGTGGGGCCACTTCAGCCCAGATTGAGATGAACAAGAAGCGGGAGGCTGAGTTCCAGAAAATGCGCAGGGACCTGGAGGAGGCCACCCTGCAGCACGAAGCCACGGCGGCCACCCTGAGGAAGAAGCACGCAGACAGTGTGGCAGAGCTTGGGGAGCAGATTGACAACCTGCAGCGGGTGAAGCAGAAGCTGGAGAAGGAGAAGAGTGAGATGAAGATGGAGATTGATGACCTTGCTAGTAATGTAGAAACGGTCTCCAAAGCCAAG GGAAACCTAGAGAAAATGTGCCGGACTCTAGAGGATCAAGTGAGTGAACTGAAATCAAAGGAAGAGGAGCAGCAGCGGCTGATCAATGACCTGACTGCACAGAGGGGGCGCCTGCAGACTGAATCTG GTGAATTTTCACGCCAGCTCGATGAAAAGGATGCTCTGGTGTCTCAGTTATCAAGGGGCAAACAAGCCTTTACTCAACAGATTGAAGAATTAAAGAGGCAACTTGAAGAGGAGATGAAA GCCAAGAACGCCCTGGCGCATGCCCTGCAGTCTTCCCGCCATGACTGTGACCTGCTGCGGGAACAGTATGAGGAGGAGCAGGAATCCAAGGCCGAGCTGCAGAGGGCGCTGTCCAAGGCCAACACCGAAGTTGCCCAGTGGAGGACCAAATACGAGACGGACGCCATCCAGCGCacagaggagctggaggaggccaA GAAGAAGCTGGCCCAGCGGCTACAGGCTGCTGAGGAACATGTAGAAGCTGTGAACGCCAAATGTGCTTCCCTCGAAAAGACGAAGCAGCGGCTGCAGAATGAGGTCGAGGACCTCATGCTTGACGTGGAGAGGACAAATGCCGCCTGTGCCGCCCTTGACAAAAAGCAAAGGAACTTCGATAAG ATCCTGGCAGAATGGAAACAGAAATATGAGGAAACGCATGCCGAGCTTGAGGCCTCCCAGAAGGAGGCCCGTTCCCTTGGCACTGAGCTGTTCAAGATGAAGAATGCCTATGAGGAATCTTTGGATCAGCTAGAAACCCTGAAGCGAGAGAACAAAAACTTACAGC AGGAGATTTCTGACCTCACGGAGCAGATTGCAGAAGGAGGGAAACGTATCCATGaactggagaaaataaagaaacaagtggAACAAGAAAAATGTGAACTTCAGGCTGCTTTAGAAGAAGCAGAG GCATCTCTTGAACACGAAGAGGGAAAGATCCTGCGCATCCAGCTTGAGTTGAACCAAGTCAAGTCTGAGGTCGATAGGAAAATTGCtgaaaaagatgaggaaattgaccAGCTGAAGAGAAACCACATTAGAATCGTGGAGTCCATGCAGAGCACGCTGGATGCTGAGATCAGAAGCAGGAATGATGCCATCAGGCTCAAGAAGAAGATGGAGGGAGACCTCAATGAAATGGAAATCCAGCTGAACCATGCCAACCGCATGGCTGCCGAGGCCCTGAGGAACTACAGGAACACCCAAGGCATCCTCAAG GATACCCAGATCCACCTGGATGATGCTCTTCGGAGCCAGGAGGACCTGAAGGAGCAGCTGGCCATGGTGGAGCGCAGAGCCAACCTGCTGCAGGCTGAGATTGAGGAGCTGCGGGCCACTCTGGAACAGACAGAGAGGAGCAGGAAAATCGCAGAACAGGAGCTCCTGGATGCCAGTGAGCGTGTCCAGCTCCTCCATACCCAG aacaccagcctgatcaacaccaAGAAGAAGCTGGAGACAGATATTTCCCAAATGCAAGGAGAGATGGAAGACATTCTCCAAGAAGCCCGCAATGCAGAAGAGAAGGCCAAGAAGGCCATCACTGAT GCCGCCATGATGGCTGAGGAGCTGAAGAAGGAGCAGGACACCAGTGCCCACCTTGAGCGGATGAAGAAGAACATGGAGCAGACGGTGAAGGACCTGCAGCTCCGCCTGGATGAGGCTGAGCAGCTGGCCCTGAAGGGTGGGAAGAAACAGATCCAGAAACTGGAGGCCAGG GTACGGGAGCTGGAAGGAGAGGTTGAGAGTGAGCAAAAGCGTAGTGCTGAGGCTGTCAAAGGTCTGCGCAAACATGAGAGGCGAGTGAAGGAACTCACTTACCAG ACGGAAGAAGATAGAAAGAATATTCTCAGACTTCAAGATTTGGTAGATAAACTTCAGGCAAAAGTGAAATCTTATAAGAGACAAGCTGAGGAGGCT